The proteins below are encoded in one region of Myxococcales bacterium:
- a CDS encoding CRTAC1 family protein: protein MKVNLSLLLAVLSTTASASLVVGGCSSDGSSSSPTSDAGNDASGGSAGTGGTGADACANCPPLPDPICTAGSRWKPGTQAFVEKTAEWGLTGVEGSRLSVTDIDGDGAPDLVVRQAAIASDDFASGGKRYVWLLRNTGAKKFEDVTKTSGFLAMRTDSSGAKGRPGQIIVFGDVDNDGDLDGYDALDTSNPTNSLGEHSELMLNDGAGHFAFGPDASDALSANRPESPSGASFVDFDRDGNLDLWVTQYSYADTGQLNASPQQDRLYRGDGKGGFVEVTNDVGLTTLPWGNIGDLNNALAHSQAWASLACDLNGDGAPELLAASYGRAPNHLWQGSMNGASASFTNRSLASGYAYDGDMSWQDNQFARCFCQANPTATDCAGVPAPLITCTQPNWNHKQDREPFRLGGNSGSTTCADIDNDGDMDLLTSEIKHWWAGKGADGSEVLVNTGAKDLKFDRPGDTALGLEVKHGTTSWDEGHMTNAVFDFDNDGWPDLYVGASDYAGNHGLLYHQESKLSFMDVPIAEGIDHHRSHGVVFADFDADGDLDVVVGHSRARCDATAPDDCYATANVRFFENVIGQNGNFVQMRLVGGPGTNRAAIGARVSVEAGGVTQTQEVGGGHGHYGSQHQLALSFGLGTACTAKVSVRWPDAALTTESFELPSGYRFVLEQGKPPVVLPPSTNK from the coding sequence ATGAAAGTGAACCTGTCGCTTCTGCTTGCCGTGCTCTCGACCACCGCATCTGCCTCGCTCGTCGTGGGCGGCTGCTCGTCCGATGGCTCGAGCTCGAGCCCGACGTCCGATGCGGGGAACGACGCCTCCGGCGGCAGCGCAGGCACTGGCGGAACGGGCGCTGACGCCTGCGCAAACTGTCCGCCGCTTCCGGATCCGATCTGCACCGCGGGCTCGCGCTGGAAACCCGGCACCCAAGCCTTCGTGGAGAAGACGGCGGAGTGGGGGCTGACTGGCGTCGAGGGCTCCCGACTGAGTGTGACGGACATCGACGGAGACGGCGCGCCAGATCTCGTGGTTCGACAGGCGGCGATCGCGTCGGACGATTTTGCGTCGGGGGGCAAACGCTACGTCTGGTTGTTGCGCAACACCGGCGCCAAGAAGTTCGAAGACGTGACGAAGACGTCCGGCTTTCTGGCCATGCGCACCGACTCGAGCGGAGCCAAGGGGCGTCCCGGACAGATCATCGTGTTCGGCGACGTCGACAACGATGGTGATCTCGACGGCTACGATGCGCTGGACACCTCGAATCCCACGAACTCCTTGGGGGAGCACAGTGAGCTCATGCTGAACGACGGCGCGGGGCACTTCGCGTTCGGCCCTGACGCGAGCGACGCGCTCAGCGCGAATCGACCTGAGAGCCCGTCGGGAGCTTCGTTCGTCGACTTCGACCGGGATGGCAACCTGGATCTGTGGGTCACGCAGTACTCGTACGCGGACACCGGACAGCTCAACGCTTCGCCGCAGCAGGACCGGCTCTACCGCGGAGATGGCAAGGGCGGCTTCGTCGAGGTGACGAACGACGTCGGCCTGACCACGTTGCCCTGGGGAAACATCGGCGATTTGAACAACGCCCTCGCTCACAGCCAAGCCTGGGCGTCGCTCGCCTGCGATCTGAACGGCGACGGCGCCCCCGAGCTCTTGGCCGCCTCCTACGGCCGCGCGCCGAATCATCTGTGGCAAGGTTCGATGAACGGCGCGAGCGCCAGCTTCACGAACCGCTCGTTGGCCTCAGGCTACGCCTACGACGGCGACATGAGCTGGCAAGACAACCAATTCGCGCGTTGTTTCTGCCAGGCGAACCCCACGGCAACCGACTGCGCCGGCGTGCCAGCCCCGCTCATCACCTGCACCCAACCCAACTGGAACCACAAGCAAGATCGCGAGCCCTTCCGGCTCGGGGGCAACAGCGGCAGCACGACCTGCGCCGACATCGACAACGACGGCGACATGGATCTCCTGACCAGCGAGATCAAACACTGGTGGGCCGGCAAGGGCGCCGACGGCAGCGAGGTGCTCGTGAACACCGGTGCCAAGGACCTGAAGTTCGACCGCCCGGGCGACACCGCGCTCGGCCTCGAGGTCAAACACGGCACCACCAGCTGGGACGAGGGTCACATGACCAACGCCGTCTTCGACTTCGACAACGACGGCTGGCCCGACCTCTACGTGGGTGCCTCCGACTACGCGGGCAACCACGGCCTGCTCTACCACCAGGAGTCGAAGCTCTCGTTCATGGACGTCCCGATCGCCGAGGGCATCGACCACCATCGGAGCCACGGCGTGGTCTTCGCCGACTTCGACGCTGATGGCGATCTCGACGTGGTCGTCGGACACTCCCGGGCGCGCTGCGACGCGACGGCCCCGGACGACTGTTACGCGACGGCGAACGTGCGGTTCTTCGAGAACGTGATCGGCCAGAACGGCAACTTCGTTCAGATGCGGTTGGTCGGCGGCCCGGGCACGAACCGCGCGGCGATCGGCGCGCGGGTCAGCGTCGAAGCGGGGGGGGTGACCCAGACTCAGGAGGTCGGAGGTGGCCACGGTCACTACGGCTCCCAGCATCAACTGGCGCTGTCGTTTGGCCTGGGCACGGCTTGCACCGCCAAGGTCAGCGTGCGCTGGCCCGACGCGGCCCTCACGACCGAGAGCTTCGAGCTGCCATCCGGCTACCGCTTTGTCCTCGAGCAAGGCAAACCGCCGGTAGTGCTGCCACCCTCGACCAACAAGTGA
- a CDS encoding VCBS repeat-containing protein, which translates to MKTVRRLWQAAALLGLFIPAFVSCGDDSSGGTASNAGGSGGGGTGGSATGGQAGDASVNFDSSSCQTGNACGDGGICAGGVCCDKANACGNDCCSGSELCSFQKCVTPGKTCTETSDCAAGEYCELALGSGSDGGTAPDAASCTTGFIVAEGKCLPQPPECTGAEPGLDCLPKCELPPSTAGFDPEITYTWGGVTSSPFSSDVMMTPIVIQLDDDNCDGKISEQDIPEIVFLTFAGGAYTGLGTLHAISVVNGQVVEKFATPGILNAMSELAGGNIDGKPGNEVVGCSSGSVSAFDGKGQKLWTSPPIGCRAPALADLEGDGTVEVVVEGGILNGADGTLKHAFAVGVSVPSVSDLDGDGKLDIADGRRAYRADGTLLADCGVDSAWAAVGDLDKDGKPEIVGINPANGSRKMHVWRVKSGTPNFEVVRAPFDIHETAVSNPCGHNSGGGPPTIADFNGDTVPDVALAGSIAYVIFDGKKLMDPTAPSNTTLLWQSITQDCSSAATGSSVFDFNGDGKAEAVYSDEIYLRVYDGATGNELWKTCNTTGTLIEYPVVADVDNDGQADIVVASNAYAFNCGGTKQSGIRIIQSKSKSWVRTRRVWNQHTYHITNVDEDGTIPTKEVPNWTVPGLNNFRQNKQPGNEFAAPDAVVTLKPRCAGAFGVLVEVRNLGQAPLPKGVKVEVFSGTPPSGTSLAITATTIPLYAAQAELLSLDLPNAPADVKSGATQVYATVTPPAGVIECRTDNNSSNPVAAVCNQPR; encoded by the coding sequence ATGAAGACCGTCAGAAGACTCTGGCAGGCAGCGGCGCTCCTTGGCCTGTTCATACCCGCCTTCGTGAGCTGCGGTGACGACTCGAGCGGCGGAACGGCGTCGAACGCGGGTGGCTCCGGCGGCGGCGGCACCGGTGGCAGCGCGACCGGCGGGCAAGCTGGAGATGCTTCGGTCAACTTCGACTCGAGCAGCTGCCAGACCGGCAACGCGTGTGGCGACGGTGGCATCTGTGCCGGCGGTGTGTGCTGCGACAAGGCCAACGCCTGTGGCAACGACTGCTGCTCCGGTAGTGAGCTGTGCTCGTTTCAGAAGTGCGTCACACCGGGCAAGACCTGCACCGAGACCTCCGACTGCGCAGCGGGTGAGTACTGCGAGCTCGCCCTTGGCAGCGGCTCCGATGGCGGAACGGCTCCGGACGCCGCGAGCTGCACGACTGGTTTCATCGTCGCCGAGGGCAAGTGTCTGCCGCAGCCGCCCGAATGCACCGGTGCGGAGCCCGGCCTCGATTGTCTGCCCAAGTGCGAGCTGCCACCGAGCACGGCGGGCTTCGATCCGGAGATCACCTACACCTGGGGTGGCGTCACGAGCTCACCCTTCTCGAGCGACGTGATGATGACCCCGATCGTGATTCAGCTCGACGACGACAACTGCGACGGCAAGATCAGCGAGCAAGACATCCCCGAGATCGTATTTTTGACCTTCGCCGGTGGCGCGTACACCGGTCTCGGGACGCTGCACGCGATCTCCGTCGTCAACGGGCAGGTCGTGGAGAAGTTCGCCACGCCCGGCATCCTGAATGCGATGAGTGAGCTCGCCGGCGGCAACATCGACGGCAAACCCGGCAACGAGGTCGTCGGTTGTTCGTCGGGCAGCGTCTCTGCGTTCGATGGCAAGGGGCAGAAGCTCTGGACGAGCCCACCGATCGGCTGCCGTGCACCGGCCCTCGCTGACCTGGAAGGCGACGGCACGGTCGAGGTCGTCGTCGAAGGCGGCATCCTGAACGGCGCAGACGGCACGCTGAAACACGCCTTCGCGGTCGGCGTCTCCGTCCCCTCCGTGTCCGACCTGGACGGGGATGGCAAGCTCGACATCGCGGACGGCCGGCGCGCGTATCGGGCTGACGGCACCCTGCTCGCCGACTGCGGCGTGGACTCGGCCTGGGCCGCCGTCGGAGATCTCGACAAGGATGGCAAGCCCGAGATCGTCGGCATCAACCCGGCCAACGGCAGCCGCAAGATGCACGTGTGGCGCGTCAAGAGCGGCACGCCCAACTTCGAGGTCGTGCGCGCGCCCTTCGACATCCACGAGACCGCCGTCTCGAACCCGTGCGGGCACAACTCCGGCGGCGGACCGCCGACCATCGCCGACTTCAACGGGGACACGGTGCCCGACGTGGCCCTGGCCGGCTCCATCGCCTACGTGATCTTCGACGGCAAGAAGCTGATGGACCCAACGGCGCCGAGCAACACGACCCTACTCTGGCAGAGCATCACCCAGGACTGTTCATCTGCGGCGACCGGCAGCTCGGTGTTCGACTTCAACGGCGACGGCAAGGCCGAGGCGGTCTACTCGGACGAGATCTACCTGCGGGTCTACGACGGGGCCACCGGCAACGAGCTCTGGAAGACCTGTAACACCACCGGAACTCTGATCGAGTACCCGGTCGTCGCCGACGTCGACAACGACGGACAGGCCGACATCGTCGTGGCGTCGAACGCCTACGCCTTCAACTGCGGCGGCACGAAACAGAGCGGCATTCGTATCATCCAGAGCAAGAGTAAGTCTTGGGTGCGCACGCGCCGCGTCTGGAACCAGCACACCTATCACATCACCAACGTCGATGAGGACGGGACCATCCCCACCAAAGAGGTCCCGAACTGGACGGTCCCCGGTCTGAACAACTTCCGCCAGAACAAACAACCCGGTAACGAGTTCGCCGCGCCGGACGCCGTCGTCACGCTCAAACCACGCTGCGCCGGCGCGTTCGGGGTGCTGGTCGAGGTCCGCAATCTGGGCCAGGCTCCCTTGCCCAAGGGCGTCAAGGTCGAGGTGTTCTCGGGAACCCCGCCAAGTGGCACGTCGCTCGCGATCACCGCGACCACCATCCCGCTCTACGCCGCGCAGGCCGAGCTGCTCTCGCTCGATCTGCCGAACGCCCCCGCCGACGTGAAGAGCGGCGCCACGCAGGTGTACGCGACGGTCACCCCACCCGCTGGCGTGATCGAGTGCCGCACCGACAACAACAGCTCGAATCCGGTAGCCGCCGTGTGTAATCAGCCGCGCTGA
- a CDS encoding NCS1 family nucleobase:cation symporter-1 encodes MFEVVGTIESPYNNHDLAPVMLSERKWATKDIAALWISMSACVPTYMLASSVIAEGMSWWQAVLTIFLGNTIVLVPMLLNAHAGTKYGIPFPVYCRSSFGILGANVPAILRALVACGWFGIQAWIGGWAIYKILSVWIPSWEQLGNLPFIGINTPQLVCFLFFWAINMWVIYKGIESIRILLNIKAPLLIALGLLLLYWAYSKAGGFGPMLEKPSAFDAGQPKAGQFWSFFFPALTGMVGFWATLSLNIPDFTRYAYSQRDQVAGQALGLPTTMGLFSFIGVAVTSATVVIYGETIWDPVVLMTRFKNPVLLVVALAALCIATLATNIAANVVSPANDFANISPTKISFRTGGLITGVIGIVIQPWRLVSDPSGYIFTWLVGYSALLGAIGGVLIADYYVIRKTKLDLIRLYEKDGPYWYKGGWNPIAIIALLAGILPNLPGFLGVVKWAKVSPFWTELYHYAWFVGFGLSFLVYTVLTLATKPSTADGERAQTEPANG; translated from the coding sequence ATGTTCGAGGTCGTGGGCACCATCGAGTCGCCCTACAACAACCACGATCTGGCGCCGGTGATGCTGTCGGAGCGCAAGTGGGCCACGAAGGACATCGCCGCGCTCTGGATCTCGATGTCGGCGTGTGTACCGACCTACATGCTGGCGTCCAGCGTGATCGCCGAAGGCATGAGCTGGTGGCAGGCCGTGCTCACGATCTTCCTCGGCAACACCATCGTGCTCGTGCCGATGTTGCTCAACGCCCACGCCGGCACGAAGTACGGCATCCCGTTTCCAGTCTACTGCCGCTCCTCGTTCGGCATCCTGGGCGCCAACGTGCCCGCCATCCTGCGCGCGCTGGTTGCCTGCGGCTGGTTCGGCATCCAGGCCTGGATTGGTGGCTGGGCCATCTACAAGATCCTCAGCGTGTGGATCCCGAGCTGGGAGCAGCTCGGCAACCTGCCGTTCATCGGCATCAACACGCCGCAGCTGGTGTGTTTCTTGTTCTTCTGGGCGATCAACATGTGGGTCATCTACAAGGGGATCGAGTCGATCCGGATCCTCTTGAACATCAAGGCGCCGCTCTTGATCGCGCTGGGCTTGTTGTTGCTCTACTGGGCCTACTCCAAGGCCGGCGGGTTCGGCCCGATGCTGGAAAAGCCGAGCGCCTTCGACGCGGGCCAGCCCAAGGCAGGACAGTTCTGGTCCTTCTTCTTCCCGGCCCTCACCGGCATGGTCGGCTTCTGGGCGACGCTCTCGCTCAACATTCCCGACTTCACGCGTTACGCCTATTCACAGCGTGATCAGGTAGCGGGCCAGGCGCTCGGCCTGCCGACCACGATGGGGTTGTTCTCGTTCATCGGTGTGGCGGTGACCAGCGCAACCGTGGTGATTTACGGCGAAACCATCTGGGATCCGGTGGTGCTGATGACCCGCTTCAAGAACCCGGTGCTCTTGGTGGTTGCGCTCGCGGCGCTCTGCATCGCGACCTTGGCCACCAACATCGCCGCCAACGTGGTGAGCCCCGCCAACGATTTTGCCAACATCTCCCCCACCAAGATCTCGTTCCGCACCGGCGGGCTGATCACCGGCGTGATCGGCATCGTGATCCAACCCTGGCGTCTGGTGTCCGATCCCAGCGGCTACATCTTCACCTGGCTCGTGGGTTACTCCGCGCTGCTCGGAGCCATCGGCGGCGTGCTCATCGCCGACTACTACGTGATCCGGAAGACGAAGCTGGACCTGATCCGCCTGTACGAAAAGGACGGGCCCTACTGGTACAAGGGCGGCTGGAACCCCATCGCCATCATCGCGCTGCTCGCCGGCATCCTACCCAACCTGCCGGGCTTCCTCGGTGTGGTGAAGTGGGCCAAGGTCAGCCCGTTCTGGACCGAGCTCTACCACTACGCCTGGTTCGTGGGTTTTGGTCTGTCGTTCCTGGTGTACACGGTACTCACGCTGGCAACGAAGCCATCGACTGCGGATGGGGAACGCGCGCAAACCGAGCCCGCAAACGGCTGA
- a CDS encoding acetylornithine deacetylase/succinyl-diaminopimelate desuccinylase family protein, which translates to MTAAARDRVLEAVRGATDELIELTCALVRVPTVNPPGENYRDAAELLGKQLAQSGYEISYHDAEGRPEHTVAHPRVNVLGRLGGNAHPAVHLNGHLDVVPANRGWSVEPFAAVVKNGKIYGRGTADMKAGIAAAVYAVEALRRADLTLRGSVEISGTIDEESGGQAGVAWLCERGVIRRERVDHVIIPEPLNPDRICIGHRGVYWFKVTAEGRVAHGSMPFLGVSAIDHLAHLVERMRTELQPVLASRTTAVPVVPEGARHATLNVNAILGGQAGREPQTPCVADRAEAIFDRRFLFEEGFDAARAEIVELLARATREDAARRYTLEDLLVFHPVRTPEGSPLVAALERAVASVYARPATLVASPGTYDHKHFARLGDIEDCVAYGPGILELAHQPDEYVAIEDLVRATEVIALSLIELGVFA; encoded by the coding sequence GTGACTGCTGCTGCGCGTGACCGCGTCCTCGAAGCAGTTCGAGGGGCGACGGATGAGCTGATCGAGCTGACCTGTGCACTCGTGCGTGTGCCCACCGTCAACCCACCGGGCGAGAACTATCGCGACGCCGCCGAGCTGCTCGGCAAGCAGCTCGCACAGAGTGGCTACGAGATCAGTTATCACGACGCCGAGGGGCGCCCGGAGCACACGGTCGCCCACCCACGCGTGAACGTGCTCGGTCGTCTGGGTGGGAACGCTCACCCCGCCGTGCACCTGAACGGTCATCTCGACGTGGTTCCGGCCAATCGGGGCTGGAGCGTCGAGCCATTCGCCGCCGTGGTGAAGAACGGCAAGATCTACGGGCGTGGCACCGCCGACATGAAGGCCGGCATCGCCGCCGCGGTGTACGCAGTCGAAGCCCTGCGGCGCGCCGACCTCACGCTCCGCGGCAGCGTCGAAATCTCCGGCACCATCGACGAAGAGAGCGGGGGGCAGGCCGGGGTGGCGTGGCTGTGTGAGCGAGGGGTGATCCGCCGCGAGCGGGTCGATCACGTGATCATCCCGGAGCCACTCAACCCGGACCGCATCTGCATCGGACACCGCGGGGTGTACTGGTTCAAGGTGACCGCCGAGGGTCGCGTCGCCCACGGCAGCATGCCGTTCCTCGGCGTGAGCGCCATCGACCACCTGGCTCACCTCGTGGAAAGAATGCGGACCGAGCTTCAGCCGGTGCTGGCCAGCCGCACCACCGCCGTCCCCGTGGTGCCCGAGGGCGCGCGCCACGCAACGCTCAACGTCAACGCCATCCTGGGCGGGCAGGCGGGACGCGAACCGCAGACACCGTGCGTGGCGGACCGCGCCGAAGCCATCTTCGACCGGCGCTTCTTGTTCGAGGAGGGCTTCGACGCCGCGCGCGCGGAGATCGTCGAGCTCTTGGCCCGCGCGACGCGAGAAGACGCGGCGCGGCGCTACACGCTGGAAGATCTCCTGGTGTTCCACCCCGTGCGCACGCCGGAGGGCTCGCCATTGGTCGCGGCGCTCGAGCGCGCTGTCGCCTCGGTGTACGCACGCCCCGCCACCCTGGTCGCTAGCCCCGGCACCTACGACCACAAACACTTCGCGCGCCTCGGTGACATCGAAGACTGTGTGGCGTACGGGCCCGGCATCCTCGAGCTGGCGCACCAACCTGACGAATACGTCGCCATCGAAGATCTGGTGCGCGCGACGGAGGTCATCGCGCTGTCGCTGATCGAGCTCGGTGTGTTCGCCTGA
- a CDS encoding GNAT family N-acetyltransferase, which produces MPTAPVIRRATPSDLPRAAVLAAELVRMHHAVDPGRFLLVDGVEEGYESWFRRELAREHARILVAELDAHIIGYAYGTLEGRDWNLLLDAHGAIHDVFVESSARRTGAGRLLVEALIRELETLGAPRILLSTMVNNTAAQALFAAAGFRPTLLEMTRGGAD; this is translated from the coding sequence ATGCCCACCGCGCCGGTGATTCGCCGAGCTACGCCGAGCGACTTGCCGCGCGCAGCGGTGCTGGCGGCGGAGCTGGTGCGCATGCACCACGCCGTCGATCCCGGACGCTTCCTGCTCGTCGACGGTGTCGAGGAAGGTTACGAAAGCTGGTTCCGACGCGAGCTCGCACGTGAGCACGCTCGCATCTTGGTGGCGGAGCTCGACGCACACATCATCGGGTACGCCTACGGAACCCTCGAAGGGCGCGACTGGAACCTGCTCTTGGATGCTCACGGCGCAATCCACGACGTGTTTGTCGAGAGCTCGGCGCGTCGAACGGGCGCCGGTCGGCTGTTGGTCGAAGCGCTGATCCGCGAGCTCGAGACCCTGGGCGCGCCCCGCATCCTGCTGTCGACGATGGTGAACAACACGGCGGCGCAGGCGTTGTTTGCCGCAGCTGGTTTTCGGCCGACCTTGCTGGAAATGACTCGTGGTGGCGCGGACTGA
- a CDS encoding acyltransferase, which yields MPQIVRCGLIQCANALNDESAPVKKIQEAMLAKHMPFIEEAAKKGVQILGLQEIFNGPYFCPSQDKRWYEAAESIPGPSTEMFQAIAKKHGMAIVLPLYEQEMRGVFYNTAAVIDADGKYLGKYRKQHIPQVSGFWEKYFFRPGNGGYPVFQTAFAKVGVYICYDRHFPEGARCLGLNGAEIVFNPSATVAGLSQYLWKIEQPAHAVANGYYVAASNRVGTEAPWNIGKFYGNSYFVNPRGEIIAEASEDMDELVVADLDLNLIEEVRQTWQFFRDRRPDAYEELVRP from the coding sequence ATGCCCCAGATTGTTCGTTGCGGTTTGATTCAGTGTGCCAACGCCCTCAACGACGAGAGCGCACCGGTCAAGAAGATCCAGGAGGCGATGCTCGCCAAACACATGCCGTTCATCGAAGAGGCGGCGAAGAAGGGCGTGCAGATCCTGGGACTGCAGGAGATCTTCAACGGTCCGTACTTCTGTCCGAGCCAGGACAAACGCTGGTACGAGGCCGCCGAGTCCATTCCGGGCCCGAGCACCGAGATGTTCCAGGCCATCGCCAAGAAACACGGCATGGCCATCGTGCTGCCGCTGTACGAACAAGAGATGCGCGGCGTGTTCTACAACACCGCTGCCGTGATCGACGCCGACGGCAAGTACCTCGGCAAGTATCGCAAACAGCACATCCCGCAGGTCTCGGGCTTCTGGGAGAAGTACTTCTTCCGTCCCGGCAACGGCGGCTACCCGGTGTTCCAGACGGCGTTCGCCAAGGTCGGCGTCTACATCTGTTACGATCGCCACTTCCCCGAGGGTGCGCGCTGCCTCGGCCTGAACGGCGCCGAGATCGTCTTCAACCCGAGCGCGACCGTGGCCGGCCTCTCGCAGTACCTGTGGAAGATCGAGCAGCCCGCCCACGCGGTGGCGAACGGGTACTACGTCGCCGCGTCGAACCGCGTCGGCACCGAGGCGCCCTGGAACATCGGCAAGTTCTACGGCAACTCGTACTTCGTCAACCCGCGCGGCGAGATCATCGCCGAGGCGAGCGAGGACATGGACGAGCTGGTCGTTGCCGATCTCGATCTGAACCTCATCGAGGAGGTCCGCCAGACCTGGCAGTTCTTCCGCGATCGCCGCCCGGACGCTTACGAAGAGCTCGTTCGGCCCTGA
- a CDS encoding adenylate/guanylate cyclase domain-containing protein: MAILDWLTSPEVARLDGAAFIGAVGEHLGELGVPAWRISSSFSSIHPEVAFYNVRWEAGGVAVLGLRSQSIVTSPFYTDSPVARVYQDRIAELRRRLTGPEAQLDFPICRELAELGATDYLVQHLRIGGGRRGYISYATREPGGFPDSALELLRELLAPLSLAVEVRCLEFTMQSLLQVYLGGSASERVLSGAVTRGSGVPIEAAIWYCDLRGFTTLSDRQPAAQVVAILDRYFEVVAGPIDGHGGEILKFIGDAVLAIFPVTTDRGEACRRALAAARAALDGIRALDEPIEMGLALHVGEVLFGNIGARERLDFTAIGAAVNEVCRVEPLCKQLNRSLLLTGAFAQACPDPDFVSLGPHQLRGVASPQEIFAPRS, from the coding sequence GTGGCGATTCTGGATTGGCTGACGAGCCCGGAGGTGGCCCGCCTCGACGGCGCGGCCTTCATCGGCGCGGTGGGCGAACACCTGGGAGAGCTCGGCGTGCCGGCCTGGCGCATCAGCTCGAGCTTCTCGTCCATCCACCCCGAAGTCGCCTTCTACAACGTGCGCTGGGAGGCAGGTGGCGTGGCGGTGCTGGGACTCAGGTCGCAGTCCATCGTGACCTCGCCGTTCTACACGGATAGCCCCGTCGCCCGCGTCTACCAGGATCGAATTGCGGAGCTGCGCCGTCGCTTGACCGGACCCGAGGCTCAGCTCGACTTCCCGATCTGCCGCGAGCTGGCCGAGCTCGGCGCCACCGACTACCTGGTGCAACACCTGCGCATCGGCGGGGGCCGGCGCGGATACATCTCGTACGCCACGCGTGAGCCCGGCGGGTTCCCGGACTCGGCTCTCGAGCTCCTGCGCGAGCTGCTCGCCCCGCTGTCCCTCGCTGTGGAGGTTCGCTGCCTGGAGTTCACGATGCAGAGTCTGCTCCAAGTATACCTGGGAGGTAGCGCGTCCGAGCGCGTCCTGTCAGGAGCAGTCACTCGGGGCTCGGGTGTGCCCATCGAGGCTGCCATTTGGTACTGCGACCTGCGCGGTTTCACGACGCTCTCCGATCGCCAGCCTGCGGCCCAGGTGGTGGCGATCCTGGATCGATACTTCGAGGTCGTGGCGGGCCCGATCGACGGCCACGGCGGGGAGATCTTGAAGTTCATCGGTGACGCGGTGCTCGCGATCTTTCCGGTGACCACGGACCGCGGCGAGGCCTGCCGGCGCGCTCTGGCCGCGGCGCGGGCGGCGCTGGACGGGATCCGGGCGCTCGACGAACCCATCGAAATGGGGCTGGCCCTGCACGTGGGCGAGGTCCTGTTCGGAAACATCGGCGCCCGGGAGCGCCTCGACTTCACCGCGATCGGCGCCGCCGTCAACGAGGTTTGCCGGGTCGAACCCCTGTGCAAACAGCTGAACCGCTCGCTGCTCCTGACCGGCGCCTTTGCTCAGGCCTGTCCCGATCCCGACTTCGTATCCCTCGGCCCACACCAGCTGCGCGGCGTCGCCAGCCCACAAGAGATTTTCGCGCCGCGGTCCTGA